One Desulfovibrio fairfieldensis genomic window carries:
- a CDS encoding barstar family protein: MKIENLFRFIRHPKKIPNISSILFCYIPKNIISADELFHSLNQQLNLQVFGGNWDALMDTLCDFEDVKEKYIIIMHETTSMNNNILFYYLSCLMAAALTWKKYSNKHIFLPIFSENDKEKIIKILYSDKLQRRFEIICNDLHLNE; this comes from the coding sequence ATGAAGATAGAGAATCTCTTTCGTTTTATACGACATCCAAAAAAGATTCCAAATATTTCTTCTATATTGTTTTGTTATATACCAAAAAATATAATATCGGCAGATGAATTATTTCATTCCCTTAATCAACAACTAAACTTGCAGGTCTTTGGAGGGAATTGGGATGCACTGATGGATACATTATGTGATTTTGAAGATGTAAAAGAAAAGTATATTATTATAATGCACGAAACTACATCTATGAATAATAATATACTTTTTTATTATCTGTCTTGTCTTATGGCGGCAGCATTGACATGGAAAAAATATTCAAATAAACATATATTTTTACCTATTTTTTCAGAAAATGATAAAGAAAAAATTATAAAAATTCTTTATTCTGATAAATTGCAGAGACGTTTTGAAATTATTTGTAACGATCTACATTTGAATGAATAA
- a CDS encoding barstar family protein, giving the protein MKNKKDLFYFLNKQFKSPAFGWNWDALNDAHYAI; this is encoded by the coding sequence ATAAAAAATAAGAAGGATTTATTTTATTTCCTTAACAAGCAATTTAAATCCCCAGCATTTGGATGGAATTGGGATGCTTTAAATGATGCACATTATGCGATCTAG
- a CDS encoding hemagglutinin repeat-containing protein, whose amino-acid sequence MALTPTQVAALTQDIIWLEEEEHMGRKVLVPHLYLASATQQDIAPGGGVQAKNVYINAGKSLLNEGRINGENVNLASVSIENTGGLLRGGSLNLTALNDIANNSGFIQGGDISLKAGGNIVSQTLTRPDAGNAAHQHVLAQGGIEATGTVTAVAGNDLAIRGSTLSAGGDVTLAAGRDMTVGTVTEEFHLDGGSRSWEHRVTHTGSTVAAGGNLNMTAGRDMTVAGSQVGAGGDAQLAAGGNLSVVAVQDTFSSFVKAESGKGGLFSSSSKSTYTQDYRTSKSSTVASGGNLSLLAGVTGLTPGASAASGAPASTGHVSVVGSNLVSGKDLTVAASGNVNVASAQNSSYFSHTKSTVGALGLSSSSKREEKSSVTQVGSTLSGENVKISAGNDITATASNIFASRNVQLNAEKGNILLDAAQNTQSSYYKSSSSRAGIFGGSSGISFASSKQKQKGDGVSKNIGSAIMAGEDITMSAQHDVTSVGSLISAGNNVQIQSGRDVNLLPGNDTSYAFESSKKSEVGIGAALSSSGASLSLGYQSTAKGSKQNAAQNAGSLVQAGNDISITAGRDINQIASHMEAARDVNLNTGRDWNMLAGQDSQSASAWRKDVQAGITLSLQQNVSSAVQAVADLPQAMGSGQGGLGYQGVTAASAGLKAVTSVYNSIFQVVSASLSVGGSTSRQKSSSSSSTASPSTLLAGRDLEAVSGRDITIEGGRVQAGHDMALGAGRDLNIVAATNTYDSKQSASSASGGVNVSVGFGSSGMAVSGSVSASASGSQGKSSGTSYTNALVAAGNHLETTSGRDTNIKGAQVQGNTVDMAVGRDLNVHSLQDTAQSSGNSWSLGGSIGFDATGLVPDKIMGIPVTGSNGSGLNIGGGTSSGSMAWVNGQTSITAKEDLDIYTEKNTDIKGAVIAADNGNLTLNTGTLTHSNLHDSNRSESISGGLGVGGLMNNLVTSLDYSKTDQEQINRATVGDGLIITRDGSVDSLTSLNRDTGLAQEMTQDDKIRMGIYFDSNLADGSTWKTAWTGVNTLAGLSYGFLGSIFGDVQTEYKDGALQFTGHPFGIDGDGVTLGHAIMYFGSAKETDVWKYYNSPDQIVLGLHELGHIYLNKRLLDHFISQLIL is encoded by the coding sequence ATGGCCCTCACGCCGACCCAGGTGGCGGCCCTGACCCAGGACATCATCTGGCTGGAAGAAGAAGAGCACATGGGCCGGAAGGTGCTTGTGCCCCACCTCTACCTGGCCTCGGCCACCCAGCAGGACATCGCGCCCGGCGGCGGCGTGCAGGCCAAAAACGTCTACATCAACGCGGGCAAAAGCCTTCTGAACGAAGGCCGCATCAACGGCGAAAACGTGAACCTGGCCTCGGTCAGTATCGAAAACACCGGCGGCCTGCTGCGCGGCGGCAGCCTGAACCTCACGGCCCTGAACGACATTGCCAACAACAGCGGCTTCATCCAGGGCGGGGACATCAGCCTGAAGGCCGGGGGCAATATCGTCTCGCAGACCCTGACCCGCCCCGACGCGGGCAATGCCGCCCACCAGCACGTGCTGGCCCAAGGCGGCATCGAGGCCACGGGCACTGTGACGGCCGTGGCGGGCAACGACCTGGCCATCCGGGGCTCCACGCTCAGCGCGGGCGGCGACGTGACCCTGGCCGCCGGGCGGGACATGACTGTGGGCACCGTTACCGAGGAGTTTCACCTTGACGGCGGCTCACGCAGTTGGGAGCACCGCGTCACCCACACCGGCTCCACTGTGGCGGCGGGCGGCAACCTGAACATGACCGCCGGGCGGGACATGACCGTGGCCGGTTCCCAGGTGGGCGCGGGCGGCGACGCCCAACTCGCGGCGGGCGGCAATCTGTCCGTGGTGGCCGTGCAGGATACGTTCAGCTCCTTTGTCAAGGCCGAGTCCGGCAAGGGCGGCCTGTTCTCCTCCAGCTCCAAGTCCACCTATACCCAGGACTACCGCACCTCCAAATCCTCCACAGTGGCCTCCGGCGGCAATCTCAGCCTGCTGGCCGGGGTCACCGGTTTGACGCCGGGCGCGTCCGCTGCCTCCGGCGCGCCCGCGTCAACCGGCCATGTCTCGGTGGTGGGCTCCAATCTGGTCAGCGGCAAGGACCTTACCGTGGCCGCCAGCGGCAACGTCAACGTGGCCTCGGCACAGAACAGTTCCTATTTCAGCCACACCAAGTCCACCGTGGGCGCGCTGGGCCTCAGTTCCTCTTCCAAAAGGGAGGAAAAATCCTCTGTTACCCAGGTCGGGTCCACCTTGAGCGGAGAAAATGTAAAAATTTCTGCCGGTAACGATATTACTGCCACAGCGAGCAATATTTTTGCCTCGCGGAATGTGCAACTGAACGCTGAAAAGGGGAATATCCTTCTTGATGCCGCGCAGAACACGCAATCGTCATACTATAAATCCAGCTCATCCCGGGCAGGGATTTTCGGCGGCAGCTCGGGAATTTCATTTGCCAGCAGCAAACAAAAGCAAAAAGGCGATGGCGTCAGTAAAAATATTGGTTCCGCCATTATGGCGGGAGAAGATATCACAATGTCGGCCCAACATGACGTTACCTCCGTGGGATCGTTGATTTCCGCCGGCAACAACGTCCAGATACAATCCGGGCGCGACGTCAACCTGCTTCCCGGCAATGATACGTCATATGCGTTTGAGTCCAGCAAAAAGAGTGAAGTCGGCATAGGCGCGGCGCTGAGTTCCAGCGGGGCCAGTCTCAGTCTCGGCTACCAGAGCACGGCCAAGGGCAGCAAACAGAACGCGGCCCAGAATGCGGGCAGCCTGGTACAGGCAGGCAACGATATCTCCATAACGGCCGGGCGCGACATCAACCAGATAGCGTCGCACATGGAAGCCGCACGTGATGTGAACCTGAACACCGGGCGCGACTGGAACATGCTTGCCGGTCAGGATTCCCAGAGCGCATCGGCCTGGCGGAAGGATGTGCAGGCCGGAATCACGCTTTCCTTGCAGCAGAATGTTTCTTCCGCCGTGCAGGCTGTGGCCGATCTGCCGCAAGCCATGGGAAGCGGTCAGGGCGGTCTGGGATATCAGGGCGTCACCGCCGCCAGCGCCGGGCTGAAAGCCGTCACCAGCGTCTATAATTCCATCTTTCAGGTGGTCAGCGCGTCATTGTCTGTCGGCGGTTCCACGTCCCGGCAAAAATCTTCCTCATCCTCAAGCACGGCTTCCCCCTCCACGCTGCTGGCCGGGCGCGACCTTGAGGCCGTCAGCGGGCGGGACATCACTATTGAAGGCGGCCGTGTGCAGGCCGGTCATGACATGGCCTTGGGGGCTGGCCGTGACCTGAACATCGTCGCGGCCACCAATACCTACGACAGCAAACAATCCGCCTCATCCGCCTCGGGCGGCGTGAACGTGAGCGTGGGCTTCGGCTCCAGCGGCATGGCCGTTTCCGGCAGCGTGTCCGCCTCCGCGTCCGGCAGCCAGGGCAAGAGCAGCGGCACAAGCTACACCAATGCCCTGGTAGCGGCGGGCAATCATCTGGAAACCACTTCCGGACGCGACACCAACATCAAGGGTGCGCAGGTGCAGGGCAACACGGTGGATATGGCTGTGGGCCGCGATCTGAATGTGCACAGTCTGCAAGACACGGCCCAGAGCTCCGGCAACTCCTGGTCCCTGGGCGGCAGCATCGGCTTTGACGCTACGGGTCTTGTACCCGACAAAATCATGGGAATACCGGTGACCGGAAGCAACGGCTCCGGATTGAACATCGGCGGCGGCACCAGCAGCGGTTCCATGGCCTGGGTCAACGGCCAGACCAGCATTACGGCCAAAGAAGACCTGGATATCTACACTGAAAAAAATACGGACATCAAGGGCGCGGTCATCGCGGCGGACAACGGCAATCTGACGTTGAACACCGGGACGTTGACGCATTCCAATTTGCACGATTCCAATCGAAGCGAATCCATTTCCGGAGGGTTGGGGGTCGGCGGTCTGATGAACAACCTTGTCACCTCTCTCGATTACAGCAAAACAGATCAGGAGCAGATCAATCGCGCCACCGTGGGCGACGGCCTTATCATCACCCGTGACGGTTCCGTGGATAGCCTCACAAGCCTTAATCGGGACACAGGCCTTGCGCAGGAAATGACTCAGGACGATAAGATACGGATGGGAATTTATTTTGACAGTAATCTTGCAGACGGCTCCACATGGAAAACGGCCTGGACCGGAGTAAATACATTGGCCGGGCTTTCCTATGGTTTTCTTGGAAGCATATTTGGTGACGTACAGACAGAGTATAAAGATGGGGCTTTGCAGTTTACAGGGCATCCATTTGGAATAGATGGTGATGGTGTAACACTTGGCCATGCCATTATGTATTTTGGAAGTGCGAAAGAGACTGATGTATGGAAGTATTATAATAGTCCTGACCAAATAGTTCTTGGCTTGCACGAACTCGGGCATATATACCTCAACAAGAGGCTCTTGGACCACTTTATATCCCAGCTTATCTTATAA
- a CDS encoding zinc-ribbon domain-containing protein, producing MNITCPQCGFSRELPADRLPARAVIATCPKCACRFRFSPEDGVLETLDAPAPRDGTTAGSAGQDDPLPPGAIVPGRQVREEEPERAASEAEGKRREPRSEDGGAFADRPDAAPEQEEEEDIRRTASRAYAREAARLREPERDADPHAEHDYEANPWETAPGHDGWLASFYQTVMRVMFAAPRFFGSLNPEAPQLRALCFYLIICVVQTVVERFWGGILLAIMAPSAATDPQLEKMLALLAPQSNLAMTLLLRTAMLVLQLYVFSGLTHLAYRFVAPDRASFPLVFQVMVYSSAPALLCVIPALGSLAGMVWGLACMAVGCRAALRLNWPQTLLGFVPVCMVMGPMILQLLYAVQS from the coding sequence GTGAATATTACCTGCCCGCAGTGCGGCTTCAGCCGAGAACTGCCCGCCGACCGCCTGCCCGCGCGCGCTGTCATTGCCACCTGTCCCAAATGCGCCTGCCGCTTCCGCTTTTCGCCCGAGGACGGGGTGCTGGAAACCCTTGACGCGCCCGCGCCACGCGACGGGACCACGGCGGGCTCGGCAGGGCAGGATGATCCCCTGCCGCCCGGCGCCATTGTGCCGGGCCGCCAAGTACGGGAAGAAGAGCCTGAGCGCGCCGCGAGCGAAGCGGAGGGCAAGCGCCGGGAGCCGCGAAGCGAAGACGGCGGCGCCTTCGCCGACCGCCCGGATGCCGCGCCGGAACAGGAGGAGGAAGAGGACATCCGCCGGACTGCCAGCCGGGCCTATGCCCGTGAGGCCGCCCGCCTGCGGGAGCCGGAGCGGGATGCGGACCCCCATGCGGAGCATGACTATGAGGCCAATCCCTGGGAGACGGCACCCGGACATGACGGCTGGCTGGCTTCCTTTTATCAGACGGTCATGCGGGTCATGTTCGCCGCGCCGCGCTTTTTCGGCTCGCTCAACCCGGAAGCGCCGCAACTGCGGGCCCTGTGCTTCTACCTTATTATCTGCGTGGTGCAGACGGTGGTGGAGCGTTTCTGGGGCGGCATACTGCTGGCGATCATGGCCCCCAGCGCGGCCACGGACCCGCAGCTGGAAAAAATGCTGGCTCTCCTGGCCCCACAGAGCAATCTGGCTATGACCCTGCTGCTGCGCACGGCCATGCTGGTTCTGCAACTCTATGTTTTCAGCGGCCTGACCCATCTGGCCTACCGTTTCGTGGCGCCGGACCGGGCCAGCTTTCCCCTGGTTTTCCAGGTCATGGTCTACAGTTCGGCCCCGGCGCTGCTCTGCGTCATTCCTGCGCTGGGCTCCCTGGCGGGCATGGTCTGGGGCCTCGCCTGCATGGCCGTGGGCTGCCGCGCGGCCCTGCGCCTGAACTGGCCGCAGACCCTGCTGGGTTTTGTGCCAGTCTGCATGGTGATGGGGCCCATGATCCTTCAACTGCTGTACGCGGTCCAATCCTGA
- a CDS encoding GntR family transcriptional regulator: protein MQYHEPSLQSRHNPDNHLPAYARISQSLRRQIESKAWQPGDLIPTESRLSKEYGVSIGTVRKALQELVIAGFLYRVQGKGTYVAGSFIRSKDHRFYRTHAAFGEPDPERRFTFLRSSTEPGQDFICRYLQLEEGTPLLKLERLISIDDRPFVLVHSYFEAARFPELARTDPRRFESEALTLIIEEDYGTPTMSASELCCAATALPEVAAVLQLPENSPVLFLEMLSCSYNEIPYEYRQSFCVPGRKLSRSY, encoded by the coding sequence ATGCAATACCATGAGCCATCCCTCCAATCCCGGCACAATCCCGACAATCACCTGCCCGCCTATGCCAGAATCAGCCAGAGCCTGCGCCGCCAGATAGAAAGCAAGGCCTGGCAGCCGGGCGACCTGATCCCCACGGAAAGCCGGTTGTCCAAAGAGTACGGCGTCAGCATCGGCACCGTGCGCAAGGCCTTGCAGGAGCTGGTCATTGCCGGTTTTCTCTACCGGGTGCAGGGCAAGGGAACCTATGTGGCGGGCAGCTTCATCCGCAGCAAAGACCACCGTTTCTACCGCACCCACGCCGCCTTCGGCGAACCTGATCCGGAACGGCGCTTCACTTTTCTGCGCTCTTCCACGGAACCGGGGCAGGACTTCATCTGCCGCTATCTGCAACTGGAGGAAGGCACGCCCCTGCTCAAGCTGGAACGGCTCATTTCCATTGACGACCGGCCCTTTGTGCTGGTGCATTCCTATTTCGAGGCCGCGCGCTTTCCGGAACTGGCGCGCACGGACCCGCGCCGCTTTGAAAGCGAGGCCCTGACCCTGATCATTGAAGAGGATTACGGCACGCCCACCATGTCGGCCAGTGAATTGTGCTGCGCCGCCACCGCCTTGCCGGAAGTGGCCGCTGTGCTGCAACTGCCTGAAAACTCCCCTGTTCTTTTTCTTGAAATGCTTTCCTGCTCCTACAACGAGATACCCTATGAATACCGGCAGAGTTTCTGCGTCCCCGGCAGAAAGCTCTCCCGCTCCTACTGA
- a CDS encoding metallophosphoesterase family protein, with protein MQPHDLGKRLFTFAVIADSHLNQDELDCNSPFPVNKLANRRMRHVVRDLNRRDVAFVVHLGDLIHPVPAVKELYAGAAARFHAQVRELNAPLHLTPGNHDIGDKPMPWAPAGSITEDYIRLWRETFGDDYYSFDHNGIHMVVINAQLMNSGLPAEAEQKRWLEDDLLAHAGQRIFICTHYPPFLCETDEAEHYDNIAEPERGRLLELMARCGVEGLFAGHVHNFWYLNEGATRHYLLPSTSFVRQDYSEMFKAPPALEETEAGRNDAAKLGYFLVHVHERGHLCEMVRTYGACAAPDDPLETPPMSVTPVAPARNRYAALGFDLRQSWAEAVGIPPSGALDEFDRKQVRNDYPLLALWEMGVRHLRIPLQDLRNAEARRRIRGLLPMGQTFTLYSYGLPTPRDAKLILDNAALLSGWEISFREQELARLAAGLRELRRELKLPILLSRMWEHEDNRAPDGRYFHVMNHGFTAGDAGRIARLAALRGLEGIGLVFRAMSHDDLPTLTAFAHKTCAARGLPASLHLRLTGFNPAGAMRDDTWAAQRTAEALFCAAGTGVTVFADALTDIDRGYFVRNGVLDQTCNPRRAAGVIGHLHAALNEGRGDIGPVEEMEAKGRWLRTRQNGESIALYMAGPDAVGAPLSIPPELFTSTAAVTAVDLDSGFKFPAGELRPVAEGLYFLRGH; from the coding sequence ATGCAGCCTCATGACTTGGGAAAACGGCTTTTTACATTTGCCGTTATTGCTGATTCACATCTCAATCAGGATGAATTGGACTGCAATTCGCCCTTCCCGGTCAACAAGCTGGCCAACAGGCGCATGCGCCATGTGGTCCGCGATCTGAACCGGCGGGATGTGGCCTTTGTGGTCCATCTGGGCGACCTGATCCACCCGGTTCCCGCCGTCAAGGAGCTGTATGCCGGAGCGGCCGCGCGTTTTCACGCCCAGGTCAGGGAACTGAACGCCCCCCTCCACCTCACCCCCGGCAACCACGACATCGGCGACAAACCCATGCCCTGGGCCCCGGCGGGCTCCATTACGGAAGACTATATCCGGCTCTGGCGGGAGACTTTCGGCGACGACTATTATTCCTTTGACCACAACGGCATCCATATGGTGGTCATCAACGCGCAGTTGATGAACAGCGGCCTGCCCGCCGAAGCGGAGCAGAAACGCTGGCTGGAGGACGACCTTCTTGCCCACGCCGGACAACGGATTTTCATCTGCACCCATTACCCGCCCTTTCTCTGCGAAACGGACGAGGCCGAGCATTACGACAATATCGCGGAGCCGGAGCGCGGCCGGCTGCTTGAGCTGATGGCCCGTTGCGGCGTGGAAGGCCTGTTCGCCGGGCACGTCCATAATTTCTGGTACCTGAACGAAGGCGCCACCAGGCATTATCTCCTGCCCTCCACTTCCTTTGTGCGCCAGGACTACAGCGAAATGTTCAAGGCCCCGCCCGCCCTGGAGGAAACCGAAGCCGGGCGCAATGACGCGGCCAAGCTGGGCTATTTTCTGGTGCACGTGCACGAGCGCGGGCACCTCTGTGAAATGGTCCGGACCTACGGCGCGTGCGCGGCCCCGGACGACCCGCTGGAAACGCCGCCCATGAGCGTGACTCCGGTCGCGCCCGCCCGCAACCGTTACGCGGCCCTGGGCTTTGATCTGCGCCAGAGCTGGGCCGAAGCCGTGGGCATCCCGCCCAGCGGCGCGCTGGATGAATTCGACAGAAAGCAGGTCCGCAACGACTACCCCCTGCTGGCGCTCTGGGAAATGGGCGTGCGCCATCTGCGCATCCCCCTTCAGGACCTGCGCAACGCCGAGGCCCGGCGGCGCATACGCGGCCTTCTGCCGATGGGGCAGACCTTCACCCTCTATTCCTACGGCCTGCCCACGCCGCGCGACGCAAAGCTCATTCTGGACAACGCCGCCCTGCTCTCCGGCTGGGAAATCAGCTTCCGTGAGCAGGAACTGGCGCGGCTTGCCGCCGGGCTACGCGAATTGCGACGCGAACTGAAGCTGCCCATCCTGCTCAGCCGGATGTGGGAGCATGAGGACAACCGCGCGCCTGACGGCCGCTATTTTCACGTCATGAACCACGGATTCACCGCGGGAGACGCGGGCAGAATCGCCCGCTTGGCCGCGCTCCGGGGGCTGGAAGGCATCGGGCTGGTATTCCGGGCCATGAGCCACGACGACCTCCCCACCCTCACGGCCTTTGCCCACAAAACCTGTGCCGCGCGCGGTCTGCCCGCCTCCCTGCATCTGCGCCTGACCGGCTTCAATCCGGCCGGGGCAATGCGCGACGACACATGGGCGGCGCAGCGCACGGCCGAGGCCCTGTTCTGCGCCGCGGGCACGGGCGTCACGGTTTTTGCCGACGCCCTTACGGATATCGACCGGGGCTATTTCGTGCGCAACGGCGTGCTGGACCAGACCTGCAATCCCCGGCGGGCCGCCGGGGTCATCGGCCATCTGCACGCCGCGCTCAACGAAGGCCGGGGAGACATCGGCCCTGTGGAGGAAATGGAAGCCAAGGGCCGCTGGCTCCGGACCCGCCAAAACGGCGAGAGCATCGCCCTGTACATGGCCGGTCCCGACGCCGTGGGCGCGCCCCTGTCCATCCCGCCGGAACTCTTCACCTCCACGGCGGCGGTGACGGCGGTGGATCTGGACAGCGGCTTCAAATTCCCGGCCGGAGAACTCCGCCCCGTGGCCGAGGGCCTGTATTTTTTGCGAGGACATTAA
- a CDS encoding tripartite tricarboxylate transporter substrate binding protein has product MSHRFTRILALALLALCFTGTAHAEYPKGPISIICPFGAGGAGDLAARILANAVKNDFAKPVVVVNKPGAAGVLGTTVAFRSKPDGQTLLIGRVANAAIIPALNKTIQYKWDSFVFLGLLDLNPLVVVVHKDSPYKTLRDLADAVKANPGKLTFSTAGALNIQEIASYMLLHAVGLGKDGAVSVPFQSDAAGKNAILGGHVDFGAINLAAAFDQLGEGGKLRALAVTTAKRLPKYPDIPTVREAGFPELENILGWNALYGIKGLPQEAVDKWAQALQAVKTNKEWLEPTENMGAIPDILSPAETEAFVRAQVQKFEQLGQALGLVIR; this is encoded by the coding sequence ATGTCGCACCGATTCACACGCATTCTGGCTTTAGCCCTGCTGGCTCTCTGTTTCACGGGCACGGCCCATGCCGAATACCCCAAGGGCCCCATTTCCATCATCTGCCCCTTCGGCGCGGGCGGCGCGGGCGATCTGGCGGCCCGCATTCTGGCCAACGCCGTCAAGAACGACTTCGCCAAGCCCGTGGTCGTGGTCAACAAACCCGGCGCGGCCGGTGTGCTGGGCACCACCGTGGCCTTTCGCAGCAAGCCCGACGGCCAGACCCTGCTCATCGGACGCGTTGCCAACGCCGCCATCATCCCGGCGCTGAACAAGACCATTCAGTACAAGTGGGACAGCTTTGTCTTTCTGGGCCTGCTGGATCTTAATCCCCTGGTGGTCGTGGTCCACAAGGATTCGCCCTACAAGACGCTGCGGGACCTGGCCGACGCCGTCAAGGCCAATCCCGGCAAGCTGACCTTCAGCACGGCCGGAGCCCTGAACATTCAGGAAATCGCCTCCTATATGCTGCTGCACGCCGTAGGCCTGGGCAAGGACGGCGCGGTGAGCGTGCCCTTCCAGAGCGACGCGGCGGGCAAGAACGCCATTCTGGGCGGGCATGTGGACTTCGGGGCCATCAACCTGGCGGCGGCCTTTGACCAGCTCGGCGAAGGCGGCAAGCTGCGCGCCCTGGCCGTGACCACGGCCAAGCGCCTGCCCAAGTATCCGGATATTCCCACCGTGCGCGAGGCCGGTTTCCCTGAACTGGAAAACATTTTGGGCTGGAACGCCCTGTACGGCATCAAGGGCTTGCCCCAGGAGGCCGTGGACAAGTGGGCACAGGCCCTGCAGGCCGTCAAGACCAACAAGGAGTGGCTGGAGCCCACGGAAAACATGGGAGCCATCCCCGATATTCTGTCCCCGGCCGAAACCGAAGCCTTTGTGCGGGCCCAGGTGCAGAAGTTCGAACAACTGGGGCAGGCCCTGGGCCTGGTCATCCGGTAA
- a CDS encoding tripartite tricarboxylate transporter TctB family protein → MHATVRQDLILGLTLTAFFCMVYFVLIPLGIEVPHSHDPGQLSPAAYPSWIALAGLGASLLLTANTILKHLRLRRAAAPPASLDKAGPRSWGALIHTLLAFGLLFLFYFFIDDVGMVLGSFILYAAFARLCGERNWLRLLLTDCILTAALYVFFVRIAAVPVPLGILQSFL, encoded by the coding sequence ATGCACGCGACAGTACGGCAAGATCTGATCCTGGGGCTGACGCTCACGGCATTTTTCTGCATGGTCTATTTCGTACTTATCCCTCTGGGCATCGAGGTTCCCCATTCCCATGACCCCGGCCAGCTTTCCCCGGCGGCCTATCCTTCCTGGATCGCCCTGGCGGGACTGGGCGCCTCGCTGCTGCTCACGGCCAACACAATCCTGAAGCATTTACGGCTGCGCCGCGCCGCCGCGCCACCCGCAAGCCTGGACAAAGCCGGGCCCCGGAGTTGGGGCGCATTGATTCATACCCTTCTGGCCTTCGGGCTGCTCTTTCTCTTTTACTTCTTCATTGACGACGTGGGCATGGTGCTGGGCAGTTTTATTCTGTACGCGGCCTTTGCCCGGCTCTGCGGCGAACGCAACTGGCTGCGCCTGCTGCTGACGGACTGCATCCTTACCGCCGCGCTTTACGTCTTTTTCGTCCGCATCGCCGCCGTGCCCGTTCCTTTGGGCATTCTGCAATCCTTCCTCTGA